A genome region from Blautia coccoides includes the following:
- a CDS encoding FAD-dependent oxidoreductase: MKENHKILFEPYQLAGCTLKNRYVMAAMGTGGMVTPENTFNERGIEYYVARAKGGVGLIITGTIYAENDIEKAVDGTMPCPTDNPSAFIMNTAEMCERVHAYGSKIFTQLTAGFGRVLKPHLLCGQPPVAPSSISSYWDETLMCRELTVDEIHTIVERCGDTAKICQQAGFDGIEIHAVHEGYLLDQFALPLFNQRTDEYGGCLENRLRFACEVVQNIKKKCGEKFPVILRYSLKSYIKGMRQGGLPGEDFEELGRDIPEGIASAKILVNAGYDALDVDAGTYDSWYWSHPPMYFEKGLNIHFGELLKKEMDVPVLIAGRMEDPDLASDTVRDKKTDLVALGRSLLADPDTVNKIRSGRYEFVRPCLGCHEGCMNRLITAKPVSCAVNPSCGRETSYYLQPACVRKKVLIIGAGVAGMEAARVLKLRGHLPIILEKSSRPGGSLHLAGAPSFKHDDLKLVDWYQRTLEDLGVEIHYNTTATATTLKSYPHDTVIVATGSTPRILRLPGNHDMYPAERIFSGEITPGNHTVIIGGGLVGCELALDLAENGRQVTILEALPEILSAGAPVPHMNKIMLKDLLNFHHVQQIAGAGVKCIEDRTVTYVKDKEEHHLEADTFVCAIGYTSNNTLYEQLSLEENDIYLLGDARRVRNIMYAVWDAYELARSL; the protein is encoded by the coding sequence ATGAAAGAAAACCATAAGATTTTATTTGAACCTTATCAACTTGCAGGCTGTACCCTGAAAAACAGATATGTGATGGCCGCTATGGGTACCGGCGGAATGGTGACCCCTGAAAATACCTTCAACGAACGAGGGATTGAATACTATGTGGCAAGAGCCAAAGGCGGGGTAGGCCTTATCATCACAGGCACCATCTATGCGGAAAATGACATTGAAAAGGCTGTGGACGGAACCATGCCCTGCCCAACAGACAATCCATCTGCCTTTATTATGAACACAGCGGAAATGTGTGAGCGTGTCCATGCTTACGGTTCCAAAATATTTACCCAGCTCACAGCAGGATTCGGACGCGTGCTGAAGCCTCATCTTCTCTGCGGGCAGCCCCCTGTTGCCCCTTCCTCAATCAGCAGCTACTGGGATGAAACACTCATGTGCAGGGAACTGACTGTGGATGAGATCCACACCATTGTGGAGCGCTGCGGAGACACGGCAAAGATCTGCCAGCAGGCGGGTTTTGACGGGATCGAGATCCATGCCGTCCATGAGGGATATCTTCTGGACCAATTTGCCCTGCCCCTCTTTAACCAGAGGACGGATGAATACGGCGGCTGTCTGGAAAACCGCCTGCGTTTTGCCTGCGAAGTCGTGCAGAATATCAAGAAAAAATGCGGAGAAAAGTTCCCGGTCATCCTCCGTTACAGTTTAAAATCCTACATAAAAGGCATGCGTCAGGGCGGCCTTCCCGGGGAAGACTTTGAAGAACTTGGCCGTGATATCCCGGAAGGCATTGCATCTGCTAAGATACTGGTAAATGCAGGTTATGACGCACTGGATGTAGATGCAGGGACCTACGATTCCTGGTACTGGTCCCACCCGCCCATGTATTTTGAAAAGGGCTTGAATATCCACTTTGGCGAACTCTTGAAAAAAGAAATGGATGTCCCAGTTCTCATTGCCGGACGCATGGAGGATCCTGATCTGGCCTCCGATACGGTGCGGGACAAAAAAACCGACCTAGTCGCACTGGGCAGAAGCCTTCTGGCGGACCCGGACACGGTAAACAAAATAAGGAGCGGCAGATATGAATTCGTACGTCCCTGCCTTGGATGTCATGAGGGATGTATGAACCGGCTCATCACTGCAAAGCCTGTCTCCTGTGCGGTAAATCCCTCCTGCGGAAGGGAAACCTCCTATTATCTGCAGCCTGCATGCGTGCGGAAAAAAGTTCTCATTATCGGGGCAGGCGTGGCAGGAATGGAAGCGGCCAGAGTCCTGAAACTCAGAGGGCATCTTCCGATCATCCTGGAAAAGAGCAGCCGTCCCGGCGGTTCCCTTCACCTGGCCGGGGCCCCCTCCTTCAAACACGACGATCTAAAACTGGTTGACTGGTATCAAAGGACACTAGAAGATCTGGGCGTGGAGATTCATTACAATACCACTGCCACAGCGACCACTTTAAAATCTTATCCCCACGACACAGTGATCGTTGCCACCGGTTCCACTCCGCGAATCCTCCGCCTGCCAGGAAACCATGATATGTACCCTGCAGAGCGCATCTTTTCCGGTGAGATCACTCCCGGAAACCATACGGTCATCATCGGAGGCGGACTTGTAGGCTGTGAACTGGCGCTTGACCTGGCGGAAAACGGCAGGCAGGTCACCATACTGGAGGCCCTGCCGGAAATACTGTCTGCCGGTGCACCGGTACCTCACATGAACAAGATCATGCTGAAGGATCTGCTGAATTTCCATCATGTACAGCAGATAGCCGGCGCAGGGGTCAAATGCATTGAAGACAGGACTGTCACTTATGTAAAGGACAAAGAAGAACACCATTTGGAAGCCGACACCTTTGTCTGTGCCATTGGATACACCTCCAACAATACGCTCTATGAACAACTGAGTCTGGAGGAAAATGACATTTACCTGTTGGGGGATGCCCGGAGAGTGCGCAATATTATGTACGCGGTCTGGGATGCTTACGAGCTGGCCCGCAGTCTTTAA